A single window of Thiomicrorhabdus immobilis DNA harbors:
- a CDS encoding efflux RND transporter periplasmic adaptor subunit: MSIKKGLFVTLTSALLLAGCQEQASTEGTPVTIPVVKTIALSNLSVQPQWSLTGTISARYTSNLAFRVGGKITQRLVNSGDSVKPGQALFKLDPTDYQLALDVILADIRATEAQIHNAKLELERFKKLLQRSLTAQQNVDQAQSNLTVLEERLKSLTLQEKQARNQLEYTSLESPGLGKILKVQAEEGEVVATGYPVASIALAGEREVVVQVPESRIQTLPMNAQVKIYGSERLLNVKLREREASADALSRTWTARYRFEEGSAQVQHYLESLNLGQTATLFFESVGNLIKVPNSALYEQGDFVSIWQVKDNHVKRLPVKIKSISEESAWIEGDFSDVSHIVSLGVHQLNEGQAVKESLE, translated from the coding sequence ATGAGTATTAAGAAAGGGCTGTTTGTGACGTTAACCAGCGCGCTATTGTTGGCGGGCTGTCAAGAGCAAGCGTCTACTGAGGGAACTCCGGTTACCATTCCGGTGGTTAAAACCATCGCTCTTTCCAACTTAAGTGTGCAACCGCAATGGAGTTTAACCGGTACCATTAGCGCACGTTATACCTCCAATCTGGCATTTCGTGTTGGCGGGAAAATCACTCAAAGACTGGTTAACAGTGGTGATAGTGTCAAACCTGGACAAGCCTTATTTAAATTAGACCCTACCGATTACCAACTTGCACTTGATGTCATCTTGGCCGACATTCGTGCGACTGAAGCACAAATACACAACGCCAAACTAGAGTTGGAACGTTTCAAAAAATTATTGCAACGCAGTTTAACCGCCCAACAAAATGTGGATCAGGCGCAAAGCAATCTCACTGTTTTAGAAGAGCGTTTAAAGTCGCTAACCCTTCAGGAAAAGCAGGCGAGAAACCAGCTGGAATACACTTCATTAGAATCACCAGGCCTGGGTAAAATTTTAAAAGTGCAAGCCGAAGAGGGAGAAGTCGTGGCGACCGGTTATCCTGTGGCTTCCATCGCCTTGGCAGGTGAGCGAGAAGTCGTGGTGCAAGTACCGGAAAGCCGTATTCAAACTCTGCCGATGAACGCCCAAGTTAAAATCTATGGTTCAGAACGTTTGTTGAACGTTAAGCTACGAGAGCGTGAAGCGAGTGCGGATGCCTTAAGCAGAACCTGGACAGCGCGTTATCGATTTGAAGAAGGCAGCGCACAAGTTCAGCACTATCTGGAATCGTTGAATTTAGGACAAACGGCCACTTTGTTTTTTGAATCGGTCGGCAATCTTATTAAGGTGCCGAATAGCGCCTTATATGAGCAAGGTGATTTTGTTTCTATTTGGCAGGTGAAAGACAATCATGTCAAACGGCTGCCGGTCAAAATCAAGAGTATTTCAGAGGAGTCGGCTTGGATTGAAGGCGACTTTAGTGATGTCAGCCATATCGTTTCTTTGGGTGTGCACCAA